A window of Globicephala melas chromosome 2, mGloMel1.2, whole genome shotgun sequence genomic DNA:
CTGCTCCAGCTTTCCCGGTCTCTCCTCTTCTGAATCTCCCCATTTAGCAGCTAATTATCCTGCCTGTCTTCTTCATACAGTTTACTACCCTTCTGCCTGAAGTAACATATTTTTCCTCTCCCTATTTTCCCTTGGCCCTGATTTCTTCAGGACTTTATTATATTgcagggtttgggtttttttgtttgtttttgccctgTTGCCTTTAGCCCTATGTGGATCAAGACAAATGTGTGTAAACCTTTTGTTGTCCTTGGCAAGACTCTAAGCTTTATGGACCCCTGTCTGTCCACTACAGTCACATTAGGTGCAGCACCCTgctgagcacacagtaggtgcctaaTTCTTGCCTGACTGTCAGTTTGATTAACATCACTTAACCCACTCCCAGCTGGTGCTCAATTACTGGCCCATTCATACACAAGCCTGGATTATTGAAATCCTACCCCCCATCCCTTCCATTGACATTGTGACCCACAAGCTCTCAAGACAGCCCAAGTAATTTTAGGGTTGAGATGCCAGAGTCGTTGCTTCCTGAGATCCTTGGACATGTTCACACCACCAGAAGCAGAAGGCACAAGGCCCGCGATGTCTCacctggggcagggagagagaagttCCCAGCAGCTCCTAAGGCCAGTCTAATAGACTCAGCCATGGCTCAGAGAAGACTCTGGGCATCCCCTCCTAAAGCCCAGCCCAGGGGTCACAGTTCTGGCGTCGTGGACGCCACCTGCCCCCGGGCACCGGGAGGCAGCCTGAGGAGAACGGTCTGCAAGGAGCCGGGCCGTGGGAAGCCGGCCTTCTCCCTGAGCAGCCGCCAGGTACCACCCTCAATGGCATAGAGCAGCGTAAACATGCGGTTGACCGTATAGACGGTGTCGCCGCGCACCACGGCCGTGAAAAGCGCGCCCTTGCTGTTGACGAACTGGCCGGGCAGCGCTGTCCACTGGCCCGTGGCCAGGTTGAGGCAGTCGATGGCGCAGTGCAGGAAGTCATCCTTAGGTCCGTTGCGCACCACGTAGAGACTATCGCGGTGGGCCACCATGCAGTGGCCATAGCTCTGAGGGCGCCGCAGCTCGGCTATGGGCAGCCACGCGTCTGCCGTCACCGTGTACTCCACCACAGTCGTGGTGTCGGCTGGCCGCCACAGACACACGAAGAGGCGGCCGCGGGCTTGGGCGCAGGGCACGCCGGCAGCTGGCTGCGGCAGGTTGGCCACGAAGCTCCAGCAGCCCGTGGCCGGGTCGTAGCGCTCCACGGAGCTCATGGCCATCCTCTGGAATTCGCCCCCGATGGCATAAAGGTGGCCGTCAAAGCCGGCCAGCGCCGTGTCGTAGCGCggctggtgggggctggggaACTCGCGCCACGTGCCGCTGTCGGGGTCGTAGCAGAAGCCCAGTTCCACCACTTCCTTGTTGGGGCCCCGCACGCCCCCCACGATGTAGAGCTTGTTGCCCAGCGTAGCCACGCCGGCCAGCAGCGTGCTGGCCTCCAGGGGCAGCGCGGTCAGCGTGCGCCACGCGTCCTCTTCTTCGTCCAGGTAGCACACGGTGCGCGATGCGTCCTCCAAGAAGCCGGGCGCCGGCGCGTGAGTGCTGACGGCCACGTAGCTGCTGGGTCGCAGCGCCGCCACGTAGGCGCGAGCCTCGGGTAGCGCCAGCTCGGCCGCTTGCTCGCTGGCGCCGTCGCGGATGAAGAGCGCCGCGCTGTGGAAGACGTCGTGCAGGCCGAAGGCGGCGGCAGCGTCGCACAGCAGCGCGCAGTTGTCCGACGTGAGGCTGTGCTCCAGAAAGCGTGCCAGCGCCGGCGTCTGCAGGAAAGCGGCGCACTCCACGGCTTGCAGTAGCTCGTCGGGGGCCGCCAGCGCCGGCCTTTCGCCGCGCAGCACTCGTAGCATGGTGCAGAAGCCGTCCGGGCTCAGAGCGCCCAGGCGCACCTCAGCCGCGCGCGCCTCCCTCATGCCTGAGCGGAAGAGGCCGCGGAAGAAGCCACAGTGCTCCACCAGCAGGGCCCGGTCGGCCTGGAAGAGCTGGCTGCCCACCCACACCTGCATCAGGGCCCCAGGGCCCTGCGGCATGGCGGGCCCAGGCGCGGAGGCCGCCTCCGGGGACCTGGATGCAGCGGTCACCGACTCCGGGGCTCCCCCGTACCAGCAAAAACTTACCCGGGGCATATAAATATCTTCCTGGCTAAAGATAGTACGGCTCATGTGATGTGGTGGCCAGCGGGCTGGATGGCCGAGGGCCCGGAGGGCATCTGGAGACCTGCCGGGTCACTCACTTCCGcaagaaaaatagtaataatggtGACCATATACCGGGCACCTAGTGCATTCAGGGCACTATGAGGGCAGTTTACAAAATATCCCATTTAACCTGCACTAAAGCAGCTGTAAGCCCTCGTGCAGGTACCCTAACTCTGACCCTCTGTTTCTTCGAAATGGGGCCAATAATAACACCTGTTTCACGGTATTTCGACAGTGTCTGTACAGTGTTcggaatgaggctcagagaatttacatgacttgttcaaggtcattcAGCTGGGAAAGAGCAAGGACGGGATGAATACCTAGCTCATGCCTTCGGTTGGTGGGGCAGGGGTACTCGGGTGccggagggagaggcagaggtggAACACGTAGAGTGGGCCAGGCTGGGGTCCAGAGTAAGTTTTCTTTTGGCTTGGGCCTCCGCCCCTGACTCTGGGCTAGaccaatctctttttttttttaatggttatttaattttattaatttgtggctgcgtcgggtcttcgttgttgcgcacgggcttttctctagttgcggcgagcggggggctactctttgttgtggtgcgcgggcttctcattgcggtgtcttctcttgttgcagagcacgggctctaggcacacgggcttcagtagttgtggctcgtgtgctctagagtgcaggctcagtagttgtggcacacgggtttagttgctctgcagcatgtgggacctccccggaccagggcttgaacccgcgtctcctgcactggcaggcggattcttaaccactgcgccaccacggaagcccttaGACCAATCTCTTTTTGAGCCTcgatttccttctctgtaaaaatgCGTGGGTAACAGGTGAACGTTCAGTAAGTCCCTGAATGTGGAAGTATTCCCTGACTCGGGATGGGTGTGGGAAGCTGGTGTCTGTTCCCTTCTTGCTACTCCCCACTCGCCCATTGCTGTATAGCTCAGATATTGGGAAAAGGAAAGTGGGGCTGCTGAGGGGACTATATGTCTGTGGATGGGAAGGAGACAGGCTTCTTGAAATAATATTCAACACTTAAATTGCACTGTCAGGCATTTTGTGAGCACTTGAACGTCTATAATACTCGCAGCAATCAGGTGAGAAATAACTATTATTTCCCCTCGTTTGATAGATATTATCCATTTATTGCTTACAGCATGCATGAGTCAGATATTATTaaattcacagatgaggagactgagtcaCCAAGAGGTTCACTCACATGCCCGAGATGACATGGCCAGAGAGCAGCAAAGCTAGGACTGGAGTGCAGCCAGTCTGACCCTAGAGCCTGCGTCTCTAACCATTGTGCTCTGCTTCCTCCCTGTGCTACAAATGCTGGGCAGTCCCTTTGTGCCAGGAGGTCACAGTTGGAAGGAATTTCAGTCTCCTATGGTTCACCCCCTTCACTTACAGTAGAGGATCAGACAGGGAATTGCCCAGGGTCTGGAAGCAgacagccccaggcctcctgctgcCCACCTTGCCCAGAACTTTCCTGGGTGACCACCTAAGACTCCGGGTTCCAAAATGTCAGCCGGAAGGGAGCGTGGTGATTATCTTCTCCTGCTACCTTGTTCTACAGGTGGGTTAACTGAGGCCCAGCCCTGTGTAGGATGTATCTGCCTTTCAGGAGCTGTTCAGCAGCAGGTCTTCTTCAGGAGGGCTGGGGTAGCTCAGTGGCTCACAGCGTTAAAGCTGTACTTGGGAAGGGAGCAGGGGAACTTCCCTCCCCccaagacacacacatgcacagatccTCAAGTATGAATCTGCAGACCCAACACAAGTGTGCCTTTCTTGCCGGGGACTCTCACCCAGTTCACCCCATTAGAGCAGGGCTGGGATGTGGGGACCACTTGTGTGAGCCTGGGAAGCCAGAAGCCTGGAGGCAGCAGCCAGAAATATGCAAGACTCTGCCCCAGAGACCagacaggaagaggaggaagagatagagggggtgggcaggagtCCCCACGGATACTATCCCAGGCCCTCTGCCAGCTTTTCTCCTTCCCTGAGGCTAGACGTTGGCTGAAAGCATGACAGCCCCTCCTTGGAGGAAAGTGGGCTTTGCCGTGCCCAGTCCTGACTCTGTCCTTGCTAGTGGTCTCAAGGATAGGGAGAGTGTCTGActgttctcatttcacagatgaggaaagggatGCCTAGACATGGAATGGGCTTTGCCTTGGTTATGAATGAAAATGTGGGATGGATTGAACCCCATCCACTTGatcccaggccccaggccagctgcctcTCCTCACCTGCATCAGCCTTTTCTTCAGGAAGGGAAGCAGCTGCCTCCTGCCAGGCTCAAACGAAGGGGCGGGTGGGGAAGGGGCTGACCCCCAGGGGGCCACAGTTCCCTCCCCAGATGGCCTGTTCCTGGCACCTAGTAACTGGTAGACAGACAGAACCACTCCCTGCACCTCTCCTGAGAGCAGGAGTGGGAAGGAGCACGAACCCCCTACTGGCGGAAGTTCCCTCCCAGTCCCAGTTTTTCACAAGTCCATCCCTGATTTCAGTGGGTTGGAGGGCTAGTGCACACCCCTGGCTCCCACCCTCAGCAGCCAGGAAGTGCAGAGGGGGTCAACCAAGGTGGGGGGTCATGACTCTGAGGCTGAGTCCAGGATCAGCACTCTGGCCCTGTGCCCAAGGCCCCAGTGGGGTGTTTTCTGCAGCTGGTGAGAGTTTCCTCCACCCGGACAACAAATGTCCCTCTGGGACTTGGAGAGGACAAGGAAACTGTCATGGCTGTGGGCAGCCCACGGAGTTCCCAGGCTCTGCCCGACCCCACACCAACCTCCCTCTCTACTTAGCAAGTTTGAGGGTGGAGGCAAGGAAAGGGGCTCTGTGTTAGACCCTGAGCCTTTCTAGAGCACACGCCCCACCTTGTACATCTCTCTATCTGCAGTGATTGGGAAGGGAGCAGGGGAACTTCCCTCCCCCCAAGACACACGCATGCACAGATCTGGTGGGACTGAGCCCTAACCTAAGATCTGGTGGACTTCTGAGCCCTAACCTAAGTAGGAATCCCCAGTCTGATGGAGGAGACACAACCCCTGACCCAGGAGAGCCTGCAATCTGGTGGAGGACTGGGCCCAGCCCCACAACCCTGCACAATTCCCCTTCCGACCCTCCACTATAAATGAAGGTGTTGAACCATATGAACCTGAAGTTCCCTCCAACTGTGACCTCCTGGCCCTCCTGCCTGATGGGTGACCCCTGGCCTTTGCCACCCATGGTGGTATTTCTGCACACAGGGTAGTGATGAGCTTGCCTGGACCTGAAGAAGAGCACTGGACTAGGAGGCAGGATTCCTGCTGGGCTTTGATGCTGGTACTACCACTGGCTTGCAAAGCTACCCAACCTGTCCAggcctcagttctttttttttctggccatgccatgcagcatgcgggatcttagttctccaaccagggatcaaacctgtggcccctgcattgagagtgtggagtcttaaccactggaccaccagggaaatccccaggcctcagttcttcatctgtaaagtggagcttGGATCTGACTTCTAAGGTTCTGTTCAGTTTTGACATCTgaatttataattgaaaaatcACAGAAGTGGTTGTCATATTGTGCCTCCAGGGAATGCAGTGACATCACAAAGCGGTCCCAAAAGGTTAGCTTTATGTGGAATGGCTTCTGGGGGTGGGAGTAGGGGTGGGTGGCAAGGGCAGGATCTAGTCCTACCTGTCTAGACCTGTATGTGCCCCACTCACTCCAGAGCCACctattgagcacctgctgcaaGCCCACTGCTGGGTGAGGGGCCACATCCTCTGCAGTTCGAGGGCCCCAGGGCCCCTTATAAGAGCCTCAAATGTGGGGAGGTGGTGATAAGGAGGGTTGGGATACTGACCCTAGCAGAATAACCTCTCTCTTGACCCAAAGTGCCCAAATTCCTGGTCACTGAACAGTTGTGGCTTCTTGGCAGTTGGGTGAGAAGTGTGAGCTATTCGTGTCCAGGGGAGTGCAGGGAACTATCATTTGCTGTTTTGGGCTATGGACAAACCTCTAGGTGGAATATTTTCATGTTATCTCATCTAATACTTAATATCATCCCTAGTTTAAAGACGAGGTGTCTCTGTAACTCTTCCACTATGAAATGGGTGTGATAACTACCTCTTAGGATGATAATAAGGAACAGATGGATACAAAACAgagaagtggggcttccctggtggcgcagtggttgagagtccgcctgccaatgcaggggacacgggttcgtgccccagtccaggaagatcccacatgccgcggagcggctgggcccgtgagccatggccgctgagcctgcatgtccagagcctgtgctccgcaacgggagaggccacaacagtgagaggcccgcataccgcaaaaaaacaaccccaaaaaacaaaaacagagaagtgCATTAAGCATTGTGAATAATTCAAGGAGATTATTATCATATTGGCTTAGTCTAAtagatatttaattatattgCAGCTCTGGGAATTCTGAATGAGTTTGGAGTCTTTGAAAAATAGACCAAGAAGGGCACCTGAGAGTCGATGATTTCTCATTGGTAGGAATTCGAAACACGTGTATTTTAAATCCTTTAAATCAGAGTCCTTTCAACTCAACATtattcatagatttttaaaatatccccaAGACAGGTCAATAATTTGGTGATGGTATTTGTGTATAAAAACAATGACTATTCCTTTCAATAAATTGTACCCCCCAGGGAATGACATAGGTGGAAATgttgaaatttttatattttaatcttttaggTCTGACTCAGCACTTCAAATTTCCTATATCAAATTTCCATAATTATTTgactgtatttgtttgtttgtttgttttgtttgttttggactCGCCACGCAGTATGTGGGACCCTAGTTCCcagaacagggattgaacccgtgcccccgcagtggaagcacaggatctcaaccactggaccaccagggaagtcctttgacTGTGTTTTTGGATAGATTTTGGAACTGTTGGTAGTGGTTGAGAACACAGTGATGTGTGAGAAAAAATGTACAGGGAGTAATaaaatgaggaactgaggcccagatggaCAAAGTAGCTTATTCCACAGTCTGGCAGTAAGTGACTGATTCCAAGAGCCTTTCTGGTCCACAAAGGGCACTTCTGAGTGCTGGACAAGCAGCCCACAGATGAGGAGGCTGAGGATGGGGAATGGGAGTGGTTGCAACTGTGAGATGGGCACTGTTTTCCTCCCAAGCCTCGTAGGAGGGGCAGACTTTGGGCACTTAGCGGTCACAGCTGAGGGCCTGAGTAACCAGCTGGCAAAGAATTCAAATCTTTTAAATAGAAGTGAGTTAAGGTCATCTCATCCCATCTTGCAAATCATTGTGGTGTCTCCTTACAACACCTCCTTTTAGTGTCACCCCCTTGATTACCTTCAGAGCCAGTAGTCCCTTCTATGGGCAGCTCAGGTGATTAGAGTTCACACTCACACTGAGCTAGAACCTGCCTCCTTGCAGCTCCCATCTACTGGTTGGTCTGAGTCTTAAAGATAAGGAACGTAACTCCCCCAGAATCACATAAGTAGGGAAGTAGTAGAGCCCAGGTTTACTCCCAGTTGGGCCTCTGGGGGTCCACAGCCTGCCCTCTCTCCAGCAGTCCTCCAGTGAGACTGAGTCTCCCCATAGCCCCACCCAGAACCTGTCTGTCCTCCCAGGACTAGGGCCAGCCCAGGGATGTGGCTAGAACTTGGCTCCCACTTTTTCTCCTTCTACAACTCAAAGGAAAACCCTTGGCCATTAGCTCTGTGAGCGATTCTGGCCTGTGGGTGTAATCTAAACAAATTCCTCCCAACACCTTAGAGTCTTAATAACACAGCTGGTTTACCATGATCTCCAGAAACACTATTAGGCTGAGTCGGTATTCATGTCCTGtcctggaaaataattttctctcttgGTTGAGGAGAAGTTATTACCATCAGGCTCTGACTCCAGACCCTCCGCCTGCTGACCTGGGTTTTCCTGGTTTCTTTTGCACATGGGTGGGTAGATTAGCTATGGGAGGATAGGGGTTTGGGGTTGGAAGGGGAAGGGCTGCAGTGAGAAGTCTCTGAGACTCCCATATCTTTCTCCACTCAAGCCTGGAGTGTATTCCAAAAGAGAGGTCCCACAGGGTTCTAGAAAGTACTCAGACATAGAACCCAGGGTTTATTTTGTCACTCTCCATTAGGCTTGAATTGGAtttattttccccttcctttaGTATTATAGATGGGGACACCAAAGCCCAAAGAGGTGagatgacttgcctaaggtcacccagTGAAAGAGCTGGCACTAGATCCTAAATGTCCAGATTCCTCATGTCAGCCCTTTGCCCTGTTTCCAGCATGACCAGATTTACCCCGGGTTTCAAGGGGAATGACAGGTGACCCTGCCAGGCTCATCCACTAATCCCAGAATCATAGGCAAGAGGGAGTGCCAGGTTTTAGAATAAAATGCCCCATTTACACACTAGGCCACAAACACATGGGACTCATTAGCTCCCAATCAGGGAGAAAACAGTAATCCAGAATGGGTTTGATTTCTTGAAGCTGGACCCAGATTGGCCATGAAATCTTAGTAAAGTCGTCTCCCCTcagctccccccccccgccccccccaccccgtt
This region includes:
- the KBTBD13 gene encoding kelch repeat and BTB domain-containing protein 13, with the protein product MPQGPGALMQVWVGSQLFQADRALLVEHCGFFRGLFRSGMREARAAEVRLGALSPDGFCTMLRVLRGERPALAAPDELLQAVECAAFLQTPALARFLEHSLTSDNCALLCDAAAAFGLHDVFHSAALFIRDGASEQAAELALPEARAYVAALRPSSYVAVSTHAPAPGFLEDASRTVCYLDEEEDAWRTLTALPLEASTLLAGVATLGNKLYIVGGVRGPNKEVVELGFCYDPDSGTWREFPSPHQPRYDTALAGFDGHLYAIGGEFQRMAMSSVERYDPATGCWSFVANLPQPAAGVPCAQARGRLFVCLWRPADTTTVVEYTVTADAWLPIAELRRPQSYGHCMVAHRDSLYVVRNGPKDDFLHCAIDCLNLATGQWTALPGQFVNSKGALFTAVVRGDTVYTVNRMFTLLYAIEGGTWRLLREKAGFPRPGSLQTVLLRLPPGARGQVASTTPEL